The region AATTTCCTTCCTTTTTGGTTATAGTTCAGAGGATTAGATCTTCAGAAATGTAATGACGAGGAACATTTTCTGGTTTGGACGGAAGAAGGTATCAAAACAGAATTGCATGTTTAAACTTGAAAAGTTTTACAGCATCTTTCATCATAGGGAATGTCAGGCAATTCTGTGCCAATATTGTGAAAAATAAGAGTGTAGTTAAGATGAGAATGTTACAAAGTATGCATAGGCATACAAgaaatgattaaataaaaaattagagcATACACAATAAGGCGGAAGTGGTGCCTATTTAATATAGGAAGCAGGAATCACAATTAAAATGGTTAGAACAAGTGAGCAGAAGACTGATGGACACCCTGTGAGACAAGTGGATGAAATGAAGAAAGTTTGTAGCAAAGATGGGGAGGAAGACTAAGAAAACTTGATGGAAAACCCTTAAACATGACATAGGATAATGGCCTTACAAAGGATATggtgagtggatgaaatggGGGAAGTTGTGGCAAACATGAGGAGGAAGACCAAAGGATGCTTTGTGGAAAACCTTTAAACATGACATAGGAACATGATGGCCTTACAGAGGATATGCCCATAGATAGACATGGATGGAGGTCTAAAGTTTATATAGTTGACCCATGGAAACTTtgaaaacacaaataaaaatgatacaaagtccaaaaatcaaaagacaATAATGGTGAAATAATAGGGAATATAATAATTTAGCCCAAACCAAAGAAGTATCACATATCAAGAGAGCAAGCATTCCACAAAAGAAAAGGCTAGAAAAATTAACAGTATCTTGCCTCGGGCCGGACGTCAATAAGCACAGCATTCTCCTTTCCTCTTAAGAGCTCCAAAGTTGATTTAGGAGATAAATCACCCGCATATCCACCGTAAGTAAAAAGCCAAAAAGAACCCCTGCACAGATCTGATAAACAGTAACATTTTCCATACGACTTATTTGGGGGGCAAACAGTTTTTCCAACCTTGCTCTGGCATGCACACTCTCTCAACACCAAAAACAATAGAAAAGAAgtagaagaataaagaaatgccATACCACAAAGTGGCTGACGTTCcaataaaaagaacaaaggGGACAACTGGATCACTCGGGTCCAAACCAATATTTTTCTCCAATCCCTCCAAAACAATGTAGATCTTCTTACAGCACATGAAATATCAGAATAAAGAGTCATGAGATGGAAATCTTAATGTAGTAGAAGTAAACCAGGTGCTGGCTTCCAATATTTCCGCATTAAGAACTCCTCAAGTGCAAAGAAAGTTTAGGATACCTCCATGGGAGACCAAAAAACACATACACCCAACAAGAAAAGATCCAAGAAATACATTTaccattttcaaatttaatttcatcaaagactttttcttttcctcaagAATTCCTATCATTTACAACAATTAACCAGACAAACCAACACACGCTCAAGGGTGATTTCCTACCTTAAGGATTTTGAGATAAGTATGAATCAATGAATGGATCTCATGTATTGATATATGCTttgtaaatgaaaatgaattaaagttaCCTGTTGGAAAGCTGTCCCAACTGGACTTAAGATTTTAATTACCCTTTCTTCAGTCAAATTTAGCACATTCTGAGCATCTGGAGGAAGCAAATTCTTTGCGGATCCATAAGCATAAATACAGTTTGTGATTCCCTGATTCAGAGAATTCTCAATTTGAACAATTGCATGCCTCAAGACATCAACAATAACCATACCCACTTTACTTGAGGATTCTTTCAAGTTAGTAGAGAATCCTGTCAATTTATTAGCTGTTAATTCTCCCATTTGATCAACAGAAGAGTTAACTTTACCAACAATCTTATCAACTGCATCTTTAGCGCTGCTTAAAGCAGCTTCTAAGGATGAAGTAACCCCACCAATTGAGTTTCTCAGAGCACTTTCTCCCTTACTGACTGAAGAATTAATAGACCCATTAATCCCAGAAAAAACTTCCTCAATATTTGTTTTCACAGTGGACAAAGAAGCATTATCCATGGCCAATGAATCAGATAAAGCAGCAGGATCATCTGGAATAACATCTGTAGTTGTAGTTTGAGGGCCCACAGGCTCTGGTAAGATATTTGTATTTTCAGTTAATTGATCTGTGAAGCCCATCAGTTCTTGATCCCCAGCAGACGCAGTGGAACTTGCTACAATCTCCTGATTTCCCATTTCTACATAGTATGGCACATTCATTCCACCCGTTGAATTACTTGAGGCATTGATGAATTCATATTTAACATCAGCTAATTTGTTCGGGCAGGGGGTTGTGGTAGTGAAACCCATGAATCCTGATTGTTCTCCGCCATCAATAGAATTAGAGCAGAACGATGTGGCAGCTTCTGCCCTTAAAGAAAATGCCTGAAGATGGTTTCCACTTGACAAGCCCAAAATCTCCCTTGCTTCCAAAACGCATCTAAAGTCAGATGCCTTCCTATGCAAGGACAATGGTCGCGATCCTCCATGTAAACAAATCTGTAAGATCGATAGTTTCATATACATGAACAAATTTTTACATCATTTATCCATACAGTAAAGTGCTAATGTAACAAATGTTATAAACCAAATCatcaaaaatgtaaaaagaaatattgttaGATGCCTTTACATGAAAATCTTGAAGAGAATGAACTCTTGCAGAAGTCACCATAAATGTGATTCTCAGTTAAACTGCCTTCTGCTCTTTCAGAAATAAAATGGATTTAAGGAGTTACAAGACAGACATAAGGAATGAAGTTATAGATCTGACCTTTACATGCATGCCCTCTAAGATTAAAGCATCAAAATCTAGCTGTTAGAATCCGTTATCGAACTAATGTTACCTTAGGGAAGCCAGTCCCTCCTCCCCACAAGCCCTACATTTGTTTTATGAAGGATGCTATACTGTGATTTCAATAGTCAAGTAAATGACAACTAAAATAAAGAATAAGCTGTAtctttttttctgtttcttttttcgTTTCTTTTACCTTGGAAAGAGCTTATTCATTGTTTAAACATTTGGAAATCAATCAAGAAAGGACAATAGTTAATCACAGAAATAATTCTCCAGATCTCGAAAGGATAATTTCCTTGATTAAACTAGAATCTGGCAATTATCATCGTGATTGCCACGTCTCTGCATGTGCCTACATCTATCCAGTAACTCGGTTTGGATCTTAGCAGCTGACTATTGCTCCCAGCTGTTTATTCCCTGCTGAACACAGGAGACTGTAAAATGAACTATAGGAGGCTGTTATGCTGGAGATATATGAGATACCAATTCTCTCTCTTACTGTTGATCCAAAACAAATTATGAGCCTAAATGTATGTTATTCTCTACAGGTACAAATGCCTGCTAACGGGTATATACGCGTCTATCCATCAACACATTGAGAATCAGTGCAGACCACTGGACAGAGTTGAGAATTATACGATTAGATGTCTAACACACACCCAATTAGTTGTGCAAATAAACCTATTAAACTTCACATGAACCTTCATATGTAGCACGGTCCAATATATACGGTTAAAGATAGGCTGCATTGCTTATAGAATTTAATCCAGAAGCAGGAACGTACTTTATGCAATAGGAATTAAAAAAGGGGGAAACGAACAGTAAGAGGGCGACTGCTGCCGATTTGTAGTAAAGCAAAGCattgattaaagaaaatgatagtCAAGCAAGCAAACATTCTCACCTGCGAATGAAAGGAGCAACAGCTGGTGGTAGCTGAGCAAACAGGCATCGTTGTCATGCAACCAGAGATAAATTTTTGTACTGGGTAACCAGTTTCCGTGGACTCTCTTTTCCTTGTTCACTGAACTCTCATTTTAATTGTGCTTTTTTGTCGAGTGTAAGCAACGTATTGAAAAGGATTGACCTCAGTGGAACCCAGCCACCAAGATTCTATAGACACTCCACTCACAATGGAAGAAATTCGGGaacaaaaagaaggaaagaaagaaagcaattcATCGAAGTTAGTTCGTTCTAAAATCGGTTCCAGGAATAGGTGTCAtccaggcaggcaggcaggcaccACCCTGCGACTGCATAAACACATCAAACTTTTTGGAAGCTGAAAGGAAGAAACTGTATGAGGAAGAGAACGAGCAACTCAGACAGACAGACAAGAC is a window of Diospyros lotus cultivar Yz01 chromosome 10, ASM1463336v1, whole genome shotgun sequence DNA encoding:
- the LOC127810814 gene encoding uncharacterized protein LOC127810814; protein product: MTTMPVCSATTSCCSFHSQICLHGGSRPLSLHRKASDFRCVLEAREILGLSSGNHLQAFSLRAEAATSFCSNSIDGGEQSGFMGFTTTTPCPNKLADVKYEFINASSNSTGGMNVPYYVEMGNQEIVASSTASAGDQELMGFTDQLTENTNILPEPVGPQTTTTDVIPDDPAALSDSLAMDNASLSTVKTNIEEVFSGINGSINSSVSKGESALRNSIGGVTSSLEAALSSAKDAVDKIVGKVNSSVDQMGELTANKLTGFSTNLKESSSKVGMVIVDVLRHAIVQIENSLNQGITNCIYAYGSAKNLLPPDAQNVLNLTEERVIKILSPVGTAFQQIYIVLEGLEKNIGLDPSDPVVPFVLFIGTSATLWGSFWLFTYGGYAGDLSPKSTLELLRGKENAVLIDVRPEFLRERDGIPDFRRAARFRYQSITLPEVNSSLRNLVKSGKDLEDLLIAAVIRNLKIIQDRSKVIVMDADGSCSKGIARSLRKLGVKQPYLVQGGFRSWANECLRIKKLKPETALTILNEEAEAILEDIKPTPVKVLGYGVGSVAALYAILEWETTLQLIGIIGLGQTIYRRIASYEDAGDFKKDVRLLLAPVRLGGRAISWAAGKLETNGIRLPTSPSSSDVQNRVLQAAAKHESQPSDGEEDQDLTSQLPASVGESMDVSEA